The following are from one region of the Litorilinea aerophila genome:
- a CDS encoding ACT domain-containing protein: MQLRLLAPEFAVCRLDQHAAIPGWATAGPFYAITRTGRELSIVCPAEQVPQEVHCQRGWRCLEVDGPLDFSLIGVLASLTAPLAQAGVSVFALSTYDTDYLMVQISNLDRAITALAAAGHMVHPE, encoded by the coding sequence TTGCAGCTACGTCTTCTGGCCCCAGAGTTCGCCGTCTGTCGTCTGGACCAACACGCCGCCATCCCTGGCTGGGCCACGGCCGGCCCTTTCTATGCCATCACCCGCACCGGCCGTGAACTCTCCATCGTCTGTCCGGCGGAACAGGTGCCCCAAGAGGTACACTGCCAGCGGGGATGGCGCTGCCTGGAAGTGGATGGCCCCCTGGATTTCAGCCTGATCGGCGTGCTGGCCTCCCTGACGGCGCCCCTGGCCCAGGCTGGGGTCAGTGTGTTTGCTCTCTCCACCTACGACACCGACTACCTGATGGTTCAGATATCCAACCTCGACCGGGCCATTACGGCCCTGGCAGCCGCCGGTCACATGGTCCATCCAGAGTGA